One Paraburkholderia kururiensis DNA window includes the following coding sequences:
- a CDS encoding rhodanese-like domain-containing protein, with the protein MTQTYVPRMTPAALRAALAAREELAILDVREEGVSARRRLFYSSIAPVGRLGLVVGPLVPRRTTRIVLVDEAGEYTSRAAALLTRFGYTDVSILEGGVSGWEAAGFEVFSGTNVPGKAFGEVIEHRLHTPNIDAHSLRRLLDAGEDVVVLDSRPFPEYQTMNIPGGVECAGAELVYRALAAAPSPDTLIVVNCAGRTRSILGAQSLVNAGIPNPVAALTGGSMSWLLAGFELEHGQIRTAPRPDDATLTDARTLAQRVAAKAGVIEIDRAALARFESEAATHTLYRFDVRSPLEYEAGHRAGWRSAPGGQLVQATDEYIGTLHARVVLADDDGVRARMTASWLVQLGYLHVFVLADDNASARLETGPEPREVLRTSGRTRWIEADQLARALEAGRAHVVDVDSSLAFRRAHIAGARFVTASALQDLLARIHDPARPLVLTSSDGVLAALLADGLREHGVEASALLGGTQRWFALGLPQATGDEGNLTGDDDAWYSPYHYGPDQSAQQMEAYLAWELQLVAQLERDGIASIDVIDFGTSNRARSAERLAAATLVAEHQP; encoded by the coding sequence ATGACTCAAACCTACGTTCCACGAATGACCCCAGCCGCGTTGCGCGCGGCCCTTGCCGCGCGCGAGGAGCTTGCGATCCTCGATGTGCGCGAAGAGGGCGTGTCCGCCCGCCGCCGGCTGTTCTATTCGTCGATCGCGCCCGTTGGGCGGCTTGGCCTCGTGGTCGGGCCGCTCGTACCGCGCCGCACGACGCGCATCGTGCTGGTCGACGAAGCCGGCGAATACACATCGCGCGCCGCAGCGCTGCTGACGCGTTTCGGCTATACCGACGTATCGATTCTCGAAGGAGGCGTCTCCGGCTGGGAAGCCGCGGGCTTCGAGGTATTCAGCGGAACCAACGTGCCCGGCAAGGCGTTCGGCGAGGTCATCGAGCACAGGCTGCATACGCCCAATATCGACGCGCATTCGCTCAGGCGTCTGCTGGATGCGGGCGAAGACGTCGTGGTGCTCGACAGCCGGCCTTTCCCCGAGTACCAGACGATGAACATTCCGGGCGGCGTCGAATGCGCCGGCGCGGAACTCGTCTATCGCGCGCTGGCCGCTGCGCCGTCGCCGGACACGCTGATCGTCGTGAACTGCGCGGGGCGCACGCGCAGCATTCTGGGTGCGCAATCGCTCGTCAATGCCGGCATTCCCAATCCGGTCGCCGCGCTAACCGGCGGCTCGATGTCGTGGCTGCTTGCAGGGTTCGAACTCGAACATGGCCAGATCCGCACGGCCCCACGCCCCGATGACGCGACGCTCACCGATGCGCGCACGCTCGCGCAGCGCGTGGCAGCCAAAGCGGGCGTGATCGAAATCGACCGGGCGGCGCTCGCGCGCTTCGAAAGCGAAGCAGCAACGCATACGCTGTACCGCTTCGACGTACGCAGCCCGCTCGAATACGAAGCGGGCCACCGCGCGGGCTGGCGCTCGGCGCCTGGCGGGCAGCTGGTACAGGCCACCGACGAATATATCGGCACGCTGCACGCACGCGTCGTGCTTGCCGACGACGATGGCGTGCGCGCGCGCATGACCGCGTCATGGCTCGTACAACTGGGGTACCTGCACGTGTTCGTGCTTGCCGACGACAACGCCTCCGCCCGTTTGGAAACCGGCCCCGAGCCACGAGAAGTGCTGCGCACATCCGGCCGCACCCGCTGGATCGAAGCGGACCAGCTTGCGCGCGCGCTGGAAGCGGGCAGGGCACACGTGGTGGATGTGGACAGCAGCCTCGCGTTTCGCCGCGCGCATATCGCAGGGGCACGCTTCGTTACCGCGAGCGCGTTGCAGGACCTTCTGGCGCGCATCCACGATCCCGCGCGCCCGCTTGTGCTGACATCGAGCGACGGCGTGTTGGCAGCACTGCTCGCCGACGGGTTGCGCGAGCATGGCGTCGAGGCGTCGGCACTGCTCGGCGGCACACAGCGCTGGTTTGCGCTGGGCCTGCCGCAGGCCACGGGCGACGAAGGCAACCTCACCGGCGACGACGATGCGTGGTACAGCCCGTATCACTACGGGCCGGACCAGTCGGCGCAGCAGATGGAGGCGTATCTCGCATGGGAGCTGCAACTGGTGGCGCAACTCGAGCGCGACGGCATCGCGTCGATCGACGTAATCGACTTCGGCACGTCCAACCGCGCGCGCAGCGCGGAGCGCCTCGCGGCGGCCACGCTCGTTGCGGAGCACCAGCCATGA
- a CDS encoding IclR family transcriptional regulator, with protein sequence MFAAPDSRHPFLLAMATLPSTEGVAERRETESGALARGLNVLSRLHEAARPLSLQEIADSVGLPASTCHRLLQSLDQAGYVYREGPLYCPTPRAACPLPLEHPLNRLRRDTAPLMRELQERHGPSVLLIAFMGNHRVTVDSAAGNYSVAPYFDTNVSAPLHASVSGKLLLSDRTPEQRDVLLGPEPFAARTEFTVRHRAALYDELEQVRQRGWATNENENVIGICAVGTRLTAPSGRAVGAIVLTGPSHFFRNGNEAMRDDLMKASELLNATSHAVRAMSQFLGI encoded by the coding sequence ATGTTCGCGGCGCCTGACTCACGTCACCCATTCCTGTTAGCCATGGCGACCCTTCCCAGTACCGAGGGCGTCGCCGAGCGACGCGAGACGGAATCCGGCGCGCTTGCGCGAGGGTTGAACGTGCTATCCCGCCTGCACGAGGCCGCCCGTCCGTTGAGCCTGCAGGAAATCGCGGACAGCGTCGGCCTGCCCGCCAGCACGTGTCACCGCCTGCTGCAGTCATTGGATCAGGCCGGGTACGTATATCGAGAGGGGCCGCTCTATTGCCCCACGCCGCGTGCAGCCTGCCCGCTGCCGCTTGAACATCCGTTGAACCGGCTTCGGCGCGACACCGCCCCGCTCATGCGCGAACTGCAGGAGCGCCACGGCCCGTCGGTACTGCTCATCGCGTTCATGGGCAACCATCGGGTCACAGTGGACTCCGCCGCCGGCAACTACAGCGTGGCGCCGTATTTCGACACCAACGTCAGTGCGCCGCTGCACGCGTCGGTTTCGGGCAAGCTCTTACTCAGCGATCGCACGCCGGAACAACGCGACGTGCTGCTCGGGCCCGAGCCCTTTGCGGCCCGCACGGAATTCACGGTCCGGCATCGCGCGGCGCTTTATGACGAACTGGAGCAGGTGCGGCAGCGCGGCTGGGCTACCAACGAGAATGAAAACGTGATCGGCATCTGCGCGGTGGGCACGCGGCTCACCGCGCCGTCCGGCCGTGCCGTGGGCGCAATAGTGCTCACCGGTCCGAGCCACTTCTTCCGTAACGGCAACGAAGCCATGCGCGACGATCTGATGAAGGCGTCGGAATTGCTGAACGCGACATCGCATGCGGTTCGGGCGATGTCGCAGTTTCTTGGCATCTAG
- a CDS encoding acyl-CoA dehydrogenase produces MGTLDSRLAADPGLAPVQPDSPARRELVTAIAAGTAARERGQADARDAIALVRAARLGVFRVPRAEGGAGATLPQLFELVLDLAEADPNIPHILRNHFAFVEKALRARHLPQYQRWIALVLAGDLFGLGASELGTQHIGDGDGNTRLEPAADGHHLTGTKYYSTGNLYFDHIIVNAKTPDGRFVGARVSVGQPGVDVRDDWDGIGQRQTASGTTIFSNVEVAAADVLPNADDVALPQQATFAQLYLTTIIAGILRRVAKDAVDLVRQRERNFYHAVAPCPADDPLLQETVGELLSAAFVAEAAVLNAANVLGKAFDSAIVGKPDDALFTEAALRSAKAKVVVDQLALEGATRLFDVGGASAAKQAAQLDRHWRNIRTIASHNPGLYKAKVLGNHAINGVPLPGAAFF; encoded by the coding sequence ATGGGAACCCTCGATTCGAGACTGGCCGCCGATCCGGGTCTCGCCCCCGTGCAGCCGGACTCTCCGGCGCGGCGCGAGCTGGTCACGGCGATTGCTGCCGGGACCGCGGCACGCGAGCGCGGACAAGCCGACGCGCGCGACGCCATTGCGCTGGTGCGGGCGGCACGTCTTGGGGTATTCCGGGTGCCGCGGGCAGAAGGCGGTGCGGGCGCGACACTCCCGCAGTTGTTTGAACTGGTGCTGGATCTGGCCGAGGCGGACCCGAACATTCCCCACATCCTGCGCAACCATTTCGCGTTCGTCGAAAAGGCGCTGCGTGCGCGTCATCTACCGCAATACCAGCGCTGGATCGCGCTGGTGCTTGCGGGCGACCTGTTCGGCCTCGGGGCGAGCGAGCTCGGCACGCAGCACATTGGCGACGGCGATGGCAATACGCGGCTCGAACCGGCGGCGGACGGTCACCATCTGACGGGCACCAAGTACTACAGCACCGGCAACCTGTATTTCGATCACATCATCGTCAACGCAAAGACGCCCGATGGACGCTTCGTTGGCGCGCGCGTGTCCGTGGGGCAGCCGGGCGTCGATGTGCGCGACGACTGGGACGGCATCGGCCAGCGCCAGACCGCGAGCGGCACCACGATCTTCAGCAATGTCGAGGTCGCCGCCGCCGACGTACTACCCAACGCCGACGACGTGGCGCTTCCACAGCAAGCCACCTTTGCGCAGCTCTATCTCACGACGATCATCGCGGGCATTCTGCGCAGGGTCGCGAAGGACGCCGTGGACCTGGTGCGGCAGCGGGAGCGCAACTTCTACCACGCAGTGGCGCCGTGTCCGGCAGACGATCCGTTGCTCCAGGAGACCGTAGGCGAACTACTGAGTGCAGCGTTCGTGGCCGAAGCTGCGGTGCTGAACGCGGCGAACGTGCTGGGCAAGGCCTTCGACAGCGCGATCGTCGGCAAACCCGACGATGCGCTCTTCACGGAAGCGGCGCTGCGCAGCGCCAAAGCGAAAGTGGTGGTCGACCAGCTCGCGCTGGAGGGCGCGACCCGTCTGTTCGATGTGGGCGGCGCGTCCGCGGCGAAGCAGGCCGCGCAACTCGACCGTCACTGGCGCAACATCCGCACGATTGCGTCGCATAACCCCGGCCTCTACAAGGCGAAGGTGCTCGGCAACCATGCGATCAACGGTGTGCCGCTGCCGGGCGCTGCCTTCTTTTGA
- a CDS encoding OmpP1/FadL family transporter produces MKLQGTTRALLAVVAAAPGLAWATNGYFSNGYGVASQGMAGVGIGLPQDALAAAANPAGIAFVGNRFDGDISLFLPKRGAEISGNSFGANGSYAGNNRSIFALPEFGVTYQVLPNTYAGLALYANGGLDTGYASNPYRAFGATGSAGVDLEQLFLSPTIAYKLLDRHAFGIGLNIAYQRFTASGLQPFTSMSAAPGNVTDRGADSTVGVGVHLGYTGEITPTLTVGVTWASKIHGRFDKYKGLFADGGSFDIPENYGIGFSWKITPAWTVAADFQRILYGNVKSIANPLANLFAGNAMGASGGPGFGWRNTNVIKIGTSYDVTSHLTLRAGYSHSSQPVASTETFLNILAPGVVQDQATLGATWKTDSKTSFGVFYGHAFKKTVDGNNSIPAAFGGGNANVHLAEDVVGVSFGKPF; encoded by the coding sequence ATGAAGCTACAAGGGACCACGCGCGCACTCCTTGCTGTTGTCGCGGCAGCACCAGGCCTCGCATGGGCGACCAACGGCTATTTTTCCAACGGCTATGGTGTGGCATCGCAGGGCATGGCCGGCGTAGGCATCGGGCTGCCGCAGGATGCGTTGGCCGCGGCAGCCAACCCTGCCGGTATTGCCTTCGTCGGCAACCGCTTTGATGGCGACATCAGTCTTTTTCTGCCGAAGCGCGGCGCGGAAATTTCGGGCAACAGCTTTGGGGCTAATGGCAGCTACGCAGGCAACAATCGCTCGATTTTCGCGCTGCCCGAATTCGGCGTGACATACCAGGTGCTGCCGAACACCTATGCGGGTCTTGCACTGTACGCCAACGGCGGTCTCGACACGGGCTACGCCAGCAATCCCTATCGCGCCTTCGGTGCGACGGGATCGGCCGGTGTGGATCTCGAACAGTTGTTCCTCTCCCCGACGATTGCCTACAAGCTGCTGGACCGGCATGCGTTCGGTATCGGCCTGAATATTGCCTATCAGCGCTTCACCGCGAGCGGGCTACAACCGTTCACGAGCATGTCGGCCGCACCCGGCAACGTCACCGATCGCGGCGCCGATTCGACAGTGGGCGTGGGCGTCCACCTTGGCTATACCGGCGAAATCACGCCCACGCTGACCGTCGGTGTGACGTGGGCGTCGAAGATTCACGGACGTTTCGACAAATACAAAGGTCTCTTCGCCGATGGTGGTTCGTTCGACATCCCGGAGAACTACGGCATCGGCTTCTCGTGGAAAATCACGCCGGCATGGACGGTGGCGGCCGATTTCCAACGCATTCTGTACGGCAACGTGAAGTCGATTGCGAATCCGCTCGCCAATCTGTTCGCGGGCAATGCAATGGGGGCGTCCGGCGGTCCGGGTTTCGGCTGGCGCAATACCAACGTAATCAAGATCGGCACCAGCTATGACGTGACGAGTCACCTGACGCTGCGTGCGGGCTACAGTCATTCGAGCCAGCCGGTCGCGAGTACGGAAACCTTCCTGAACATTCTCGCCCCAGGTGTCGTGCAGGATCAGGCGACACTCGGCGCGACGTGGAAAACCGATTCGAAGACGTCGTTCGGTGTGTTCTACGGCCATGCGTTCAAGAAGACGGTCGATGGCAATAACTCGATTCCCGCAGCCTTCGGAGGCGGCAATGCGAATGTGCATCTGGCCGAAGACGTCGTGGGCGTATCCTTCGGCAAACCATTCTGA
- a CDS encoding DUF6691 family protein, producing MNALKPLKPLSAFGCGLLFGIGLALSGMTRPQKVLGFLDVTGKWDGSLLFVLGGAVVTAMIAFRLILKRNAALLAERLDLPKEAPVDFNLLVGAAIFGVGWGAAGYCPGPAIALLAQPNIEVVYFLPSMVAGWGLYSFIRSKQGNFPDKPDS from the coding sequence ATGAACGCCCTGAAGCCATTGAAGCCACTATCCGCATTCGGTTGCGGGCTCCTCTTCGGTATTGGGCTTGCGCTGTCCGGCATGACTCGCCCGCAAAAGGTGCTCGGCTTTCTCGACGTGACAGGGAAATGGGACGGCAGTCTTTTGTTCGTTCTCGGCGGCGCAGTCGTGACGGCCATGATCGCTTTCCGTCTCATACTGAAGCGCAACGCCGCCTTGCTGGCTGAGCGCCTTGATCTGCCCAAGGAAGCGCCGGTCGATTTCAACCTCCTCGTCGGCGCGGCAATTTTCGGCGTTGGCTGGGGCGCAGCCGGGTATTGCCCCGGCCCCGCGATCGCGCTGCTCGCGCAACCCAATATCGAAGTCGTCTACTTTCTGCCCTCGATGGTTGCCGGGTGGGGACTGTACTCGTTCATCCGTTCAAAGCAGGGGAATTTCCCCGACAAGCCGGACAGCTAG
- a CDS encoding LLM class flavin-dependent oxidoreductase has product MSTPSPAEFPDSPLSHALAQPLLLGLFLPIQSGGWSMSTLPRGTDWTFDYNARLTRKAEDLGFDLVFGLAQWLGKDGHGGAMRYRRESLDSFITIASLASITKRILLVSTLHILYGNWHPLHLAKFGATLDHISGGRWGLNMVTGHSIDEAAMFGREAHFEHDLRYEMASEFVDLMQQLWSLDDNLTFDGRWYRTRNAFVSPKPRYGRPVLVNATSSPAGIAYAAKHSDLIFITSSAGAQIDAALDVLPAHTAQVRAAARAHGRQVRTLINPTIVCRPTEKEARAYHDAILSHADFGAVDGFTGRRSDAQAWKGHQREQRVLGGNIQIIGSPEHVVDDLQRLKAAGIDGVQLTFFDFEPDLAYFGEAVLPLLEEAGLRVRVQPQAT; this is encoded by the coding sequence ATGTCCACCCCGTCTCCCGCCGAGTTTCCCGATAGTCCGCTGTCGCACGCACTTGCGCAGCCGCTTCTGCTGGGCCTGTTCCTGCCGATCCAGAGCGGCGGCTGGTCGATGTCGACGCTGCCGCGCGGCACCGACTGGACGTTCGACTACAACGCGCGCTTGACCCGCAAGGCGGAGGACCTGGGCTTCGATCTCGTGTTCGGCCTCGCGCAGTGGCTCGGTAAGGACGGGCATGGCGGTGCAATGCGCTACCGCCGCGAATCGCTCGATTCGTTCATCACCATTGCATCGCTCGCGTCGATCACGAAGCGCATCTTGCTGGTCTCAACGCTGCACATCCTGTACGGAAACTGGCACCCGTTGCATCTCGCAAAGTTCGGCGCAACGCTCGACCATATTTCGGGCGGTCGCTGGGGACTCAACATGGTGACCGGCCACTCGATCGACGAAGCCGCGATGTTCGGTCGCGAAGCGCACTTCGAGCACGACCTGCGCTACGAGATGGCAAGCGAGTTTGTCGATCTGATGCAGCAGCTCTGGTCGCTCGACGACAACCTGACGTTCGACGGCAGGTGGTATCGCACGCGCAACGCGTTCGTCTCGCCGAAGCCGCGCTATGGCCGGCCGGTGCTGGTCAACGCCACCAGTTCACCGGCCGGCATCGCCTATGCGGCGAAACACTCCGACCTCATCTTCATCACGAGTTCGGCGGGCGCCCAGATCGACGCGGCGCTCGACGTACTGCCGGCGCATACGGCTCAGGTGCGTGCGGCGGCGCGGGCCCACGGCCGGCAGGTACGCACGCTCATCAATCCGACCATCGTCTGCCGTCCGACAGAAAAGGAGGCGCGCGCCTATCACGACGCCATCCTCTCGCATGCCGATTTCGGCGCGGTGGACGGATTTACCGGGCGTCGGAGCGACGCGCAGGCGTGGAAGGGTCACCAGCGCGAGCAGCGCGTGCTCGGGGGCAACATCCAGATCATCGGTTCGCCCGAACACGTTGTCGACGACCTGCAGCGGCTGAAGGCAGCCGGTATCGACGGCGTGCAGCTGACGTTCTTCGATTTCGAGCCCGACCTCGCGTACTTCGGCGAGGCCGTGCTGCCGCTGCTGGAAGAGGCAGGGCTGCGTGTACGCGTGCAGCCGCAGGCGACGTAA
- a CDS encoding YeeE/YedE family protein — protein sequence MESFTPWSSLAGGVLIGLSAALLLGINGKVAGISGIARRLVWGPRSGSAWRAAFILGLIAGAASFYAIARATGHTAWLPHARPGFPAVLLIAAGLATGFGTALANGCTSGHGVCGLARLSKRSAVATVTFVAAAMVSTYVVRHVIGLS from the coding sequence ATGGAATCTTTTACCCCGTGGAGTTCGCTTGCCGGTGGCGTGCTGATCGGGTTGTCGGCGGCTTTGCTGCTCGGCATCAATGGGAAAGTTGCCGGTATTAGCGGTATCGCACGCCGGCTTGTCTGGGGGCCGCGCAGCGGGTCTGCCTGGCGGGCTGCATTTATTCTCGGACTGATTGCCGGAGCGGCGAGCTTTTATGCGATTGCGCGGGCAACCGGCCACACCGCCTGGTTGCCGCACGCGCGCCCTGGATTTCCCGCGGTCCTATTGATCGCGGCCGGTCTCGCCACTGGCTTTGGCACGGCACTCGCCAATGGCTGCACGAGCGGCCACGGCGTGTGCGGACTTGCGCGCCTGTCGAAGCGTTCCGCGGTGGCGACTGTCACGTTCGTGGCGGCTGCCATGGTGTCGACCTATGTGGTGCGTCACGTGATCGGGCTGTCATGA
- a CDS encoding ArsR/SmtB family transcription factor — protein MSSSDPTIDLRTMQASAKKACALLKVLANPDRLLVMCRLSQDELSVGELEDQLGIRQPTLSQQLGVLRENGLVTARREGKNIFYSVASAQALAVMDVLYQQFCVAS, from the coding sequence ATGAGTTCTTCCGATCCGACCATCGACCTTCGCACCATGCAAGCTTCTGCGAAAAAAGCCTGCGCCCTGCTCAAGGTTCTCGCCAACCCGGATCGTTTGCTGGTCATGTGCCGTTTGTCTCAGGACGAGTTGTCCGTCGGCGAGCTGGAGGATCAGCTTGGCATCCGCCAACCCACCCTGTCCCAGCAGTTAGGCGTGCTTCGCGAAAATGGTCTGGTCACGGCACGCCGCGAAGGCAAGAACATTTTCTATTCGGTGGCGAGCGCCCAGGCGCTTGCCGTGATGGACGTGCTTTATCAGCAGTTCTGTGTCGCTTCCTGA